The following nucleotide sequence is from Candidatus Zixiibacteriota bacterium.
TACCGTTACAGCCGTCAACAATGCTCCCGTTGTGGCGGACATCCCGGGGCAGACGATTTCCGAGGGATCGAGCTTCACGACGATTTCGCTCGATGGATATGTCAGCGATATCGACAATCTGCCCTCGCAGATGACCTGGACTTACACAGGTAACACGCAGTTGAGCGTGAGCATTAACGCCAGCCGGATTGCGACGATCACGATCCCGAATCCCGATTGGAATGGAGTCGAGATCATCACGTTTACGGCGACCGATCCGGGTCTGCTGAGCGACTCAGATCCGGCAACGTTCACGGTGACGGCAATCAACGATGCCCCCGTCGTCAGCGACATACCCGACCAGACAATAGCGGAAGGGGCGTCGTTCGCAGCCATCAATCTGGATGACTACGTCAGCGATGTCGACAATCCGGACAGCGAGATCGAGTGGACGTATTCCGGCAACTCCGAACTAACCGTCAATATCGTGAGCCGCGTGGCCACGGTGTCCACTCCGTCTTCGACATGGAACGGCTCCGAAACAATCACGTTTACCGCGACCGATCCCGGTCTGCTCAATTCTTCCGACTTGGCAGTGTTTACCGTGTCCGCCGTAAACGACGGACCCGTTGTGAGTGACATACCGAATCAGACGATCGCTGAAGGATCCACGTTTGGCACGATCACGCTGGACAATTACGTCACGGACATCGACAACATCCCGGCGGATATGAGTTGGAGCTATTCGGGCAATACTGAGCTCACTGTCAGCATCAGCGCCGGCCGCGTCGCGACCATCACCGTCCCTGACCCGGATTGGAACGGCTCCGAGACGATCACATTCACGGCCACTGATCCGGGCCTGTTGTCCGACTCGGACCCCGCCACGTTTACCGTCACGGGGGTCAATGATCCGCCGATCGTTAGCAACATCCCGAGCCAGACGATCGCCGAGGGAGCGAGTTTTGCGACGATCAACCTCGATGATTACGTCAGCGACATTGACAATCCGGATAATACGATCAACTGGGTGTACTCGGGCAACATAGAGCTGACCGTTATCATCGATATCAACCGTGTGGCGACGATCAATGTGCCGTCGCCGACCTGGAACGGATCGGAAACCATCACCTTTACGGCGACCGATCCGGGACTGCTGAGTGATTCCGACTCGGCGACGTTCACGGTCACCGCCGTCAACAATGCCCCTGTTGTCAGCGACATTCCGAACCAAACGATCACCGAGGGCGGGACGTTTACCACAATCGCGCTCGATGACCATGTAACCGACGTCGACAATCTCGACAGCGAGATCAGTTGGACATACTCGGGCAACACGGCGCTGTTGGTGAGTATCAGTGGCAGCCGCGTGGCCACGATATCGACTCCGGACCCGGACTGGAACGGATCGGAAACCATCACCTTCACAGCGACCGATCCGAGCCTGCTTTCGAATTCCGACCCGGCGACGTTCACAGTGACGCCTGCGAATGATGCGCCGGTGGTCGGCGACATCCCGAATCAGACGATTTCTGAGGGGGCATCGTTCACGAGCATCAACCTGGACAACTACGTCACCGATGTCGACAACCTCGCCTCGCAAATGTCGTGGAGTTACGCGGGCAATGTGGCGTTGAGCGTTTCCATCGTGAACCGAATCGCCATCATCACGACGCCCTCGAGCGATTGGAATGGAGTAGAATCCATCACCTTCACCGCCACTGATCCGGGCCTGTTGAGCGATTTCGACGCGGCTGTGTTTACGGTGACGGCGGTCAACGATGCTCCGATTGTCACGAACATTCCCAGCCAGACGATCGTGGAGGGCTCGACCTTCGCGACGATTCCACTCGACACCTATGTCAGCGACGTCGACAACCTCGATGCCGAAATGGCTTGGTCGTGGGAAGGCAATACGCAACTGACAGTCTCCATCGACGTGAACCGTGTGGCAACCGTAAGCACTCCATCGCCCGATTGGAATGGATCGGAGACGATCACGTTCACGGCGACCGATCCCGGACTCCTGGGCGATGCTGATCCGGCGACGTTTACGGTGACTGCCGTCAATGATGCGCCGATTGTCGGCGACATTCCCGATCAGACCGTCACTGAGGGGTTGACATTTACGTCGATCAATCTGAACGACTATGTCACCGACGTCGACAATGCCGATAACCAGATGAGCTGGTCGTACGCCGGTAACACTGAACTGACTGTCAGCATTGACCCCAGCCGTATCGCGACGATCACGATTCCGTCTCCGACCTGGAATGGCAGCGAGACGATCACGTTCACCGCGACCGATCCGGGCCTGCTCTCCGATTCCGACGACGCAACGTTTACCGTGACCGCGATCAACAACGCGCCTGTTGTCGGCAACATCCCCAGCCAGACTGTGTCCGAGGGTAGCTCCTTCACGACGATCGCGCTCGACTCTTATGTGTCCGACGTTGACAACCTCGACTCCGAAATCAGTTGGACTTACTCCGGCAATACCGAGTTGCTCGTGAGTATCGATCTCAACCGAATGGCAACCGTGACAGTTCCGAACCCGGACTGGAACGGTTCAGAGGTGATTACCTTCACGGCGACCGACCCCGGTCTGCTGAGCGACTCCGACCCGGCTACGTTTACGGTCACGGGCGTGAACGATGCTCCGGTCGTCAGCGATATCCCGGACCAGACGATCGCTGAAGGCGGCAGTTTTGCAACCATCAGTCTCGATAACTACGTCAGCGACGTCGACAATGGCGACAACCAGATGGACTGGAGCTACGCAGGCAATACCGAACTGAGCGTCAGCATCAGCGCCGGCCGCATTGCCACGATTACGATTCCATCACCGACTTGGAATGGTTCGGAGACCATTACGTTTACGGCAGCCGATCCCGGCTTGCTCTCCGATTCCGATCCGGCCACTTTCACCGTCACATCGGTCAACAATGCGCCGGTGGTCAGCGACATCCCCAATCAGACGGTTGCGGAGGGATCGAGCTTCACCACGATCATTCTCGACAACTACGTCACTGACGCCGACAATCTCGACTCGGAGATCAGTTGGTCGTCATCCGGAAACGTCGAGCTGTTGGTGAGCATCGACGCCGGTCGGATCGCTACGATCACCATTCCTCAGCCCGATTGGAACGGGTCGGAGACGATAACCTTTGCAGCGACCGATCCCGATCTGTTATCCGACTCCGACGCGGCGACGTTTACCGTGACGGCCATCAATGATCCGCCGATCGTGAGCGATATTCCAAACCAGACCATCGCCGAGGGCGCATCGTTTGCAAGCATCAACCTCGATGACTATGTCACCGATGTGGACAATGCGGCTTCCGAGATGACATGGACTTATTCCGGAAACGTCGCGCTCAGTGTGTCGATTGTTAATCGTGTCGCAATCGTCACAACGCCGTCCCCGGATTGGAACGGGGTGGAGTCGATTTCGTTCACGGCGAGGGACCCCGGACTCCTGAGCGATTCCGACCCGGCGGTGTTCACCGTCACGGCAGTCAACGATGCCCCGATCGTGGGCGACATCCCCGATCAGACCATCGCCGAGGGAGCAACGTTCGCGACCATCAACCTCGACAGCTATGTGACCGACGTGGACAATCTCCCCTCCGAGATGACCTGGAGCTGGGTCGGGAACACACAACTGATGGTGTCCATCAACGTGAGCCGCGTGGCGACTATCACGATTCCGTCTCCTGACTGGAATGGTTCCGAGACGATCACGTTCACCGCGACCGATCCGGGCCTGTTGTTCGACAATGACCCGGCAACGTTTACCGTCACGGCGGTCAACGACGCCCCGGTCGTCGGCGACATCCCCGATCAGACGGTCGCCGAAGGTGGGTCGTTTACCTCGATCAATCTCGACGATTACGCCGCCGACGTGGACAATCCCGACAGCGAGCTCAGTTGGACGTTCGCCGGCAATACGGAATTGACCGTCGACATCACCAATCGTGTTGCGACGATATCGATTCCGTCGCCGAATTGGAATGGATCGGAAACGATCACATTCACTGCCACCGATCCCGGCCTGCTGTCGGACTCGGATCCGGCGACATTTACTGTCAGCGCGGTCAACAATGCGCCGGTTGTGAGCGACATCCCGGATCAAACGGTGAACGAGGGCTCGACGTTTACGACTATTTCGCTCGATAACTACGTCGACGATATCGACAATCCGGATCCGGAGATCACTTGGACATACGCCGGTAACACCGAGCTGACCGTCAGCATCGACGTCAGTCGGATTGCAACCATCACGATCCCCGACGTGAATTGGAACGGCTCCGAGGTGATCACATTTACGGCGACCGATCCCGGTCTGCTGAACGATTCCGACCCGGCAACCTTTACCGTGACATCGATCAATGATGAGCCGGTGCTGTCAGCCATTGGCCCACAGTCGACGCCGGAGAGTACACCACTGTCGTTCGGCGTCAGCGCCACCGATGATGATGGCGAGATACCGGCGCTGACGACGTCGGCCCTGCCCGGAACGTCCGTCTTCAACGATAACGGCAATGGGACTGGTATTTTTGATTGGACGCCCAGCTTCATCGATGCCGGTGTCTATCCCGTGACGTTCTATGCGGAAGACGCATTGGGAGCTATTGACAGTGAAGTCGTGACAATCACGGTTGTGGAGGTGGGGAACCAGCCGCCCGTTCTCGATTCGATCGGATCGCGTAACGTGCAGGAATCCTCAATCCTCAGCTTCACGGTTACCGCCAGTGACGCTGAGAGCATACCATCTTTACGAGCGGAGGGACTGCCAGGCACTGCGACATTTGGTGACAACGGAAACGGTACGGCGGACTTCGATTGGAACACGACCCTGAATGACGCCGGCGTATACATCGTGCTATTTATCGCAGAGGACGACTCGCTCGCAGCGGACTCCGAATCGGTCACGATCACAGTCGGCAACACGAATCAGGACCCGACCGCAAATGCCGGCCCGGATCAGGGCCCTTTGTCCCTCGGTACTCTGGTGGCTTTGGATGGATCCGCGTCGAGCGATCCGGACGGTGACTCGCTCGGATATCATTGGCGACAAATATCGGGTCCGGCCGTGGTCCTCTCGGACTCCAATGCCGTGAATCCCACATTCACTGCGACGACGGCAGGAACGATTGTTCTCGAGCTCAAAGTCGACGACGCTACCGTGACGTCACCGCCCGATCTGGTGACGATCACCGTATTCTCCGAGCCGTCGGCCGTCGTCGATCTGAACGCGGCCGTAGTGGGGAATACCATTCAATTGACTTGGTCGGATGTTACAACCGACACTTCGGGTGCGCCGACATCGGTCAGTCGTTACGTCGTCTACCGTGGCACGAGCGCGTACTTTGCGCCCACGCCCGCGGATTCCATCGGCAACGTCCTGCAGGGGCAGCAGGGGTTCACAGACAACAACATCGGCGGCGCCGACGTCGTCGGCGACACCGGTACGAACTACTTCTACTGCATCCTGGCCGTCGACGTTGCGGCCGGTCGCTCGGCGCTGTCCAACCGCGTCGGCGAGTACGACTACCGCATTTTCACGACCAGCACGACCGACTACACGCTCATCATGATGCCGTTTGCCAATACCGGCATCACGACCGCATCTGATCTGATTCAGTCGATCGGGGTGGGAAACGTGAACACGGTTAATCGTTACGTGGCCGCATCTCAGAGTTACGAGTCGCGATTTGCGGCGGGCTTTGGGACAAACTTCGCGGTCGTCCCGGGCGGCATCTATCAGGTCAACGCCAGCGCGCCGACGATATTCTCGGTCGCCGGGCGTGTCCCGGCCCCAGGGTCCGTCTCCTACCCGATCGTGACTACGTCGACGACCGATTTCTCGTTTATCGCCATTCCCTTTGAAGAGGAACTGAACTACGCGACGGCGCAGGACGTCATCGACGCGCTGCCGGGTGTCTTAAACACGTTGAACCGATTCCGCCCGGCGTCGCAGAGCTACGAGTCGCGATTTGCCGCCGGATTCGGGACAAACTTCCCGGTCAGGCCGGGGCAGGCGTATCAGGCCAATGCCGCCACGACCGGGACATTCCCGGTCCCCTAAGCGGGTCCGGCCAAACGTTCGACATTGATAATGAATAGGGAGATGTACATGCAGAGACCTTTCGCTCAGCGAACGATTCGATCCCTCGCGACGGTGGGAACCATCCGCCGCCGGACCGTTCCGTTTGTGAGTGCCATTGGCGTCGCCGTAGTCCTCACCCTGGCGCCGACAGTGGTCTTTGCCCAGGGGAGCATCTTCGGAACGGTGCAGAATGCCGATCTGTCCAATCCGGCGGTCGGCGAACTGCTCTGGGTCGGCTATCTGGACAACACCGACGAGGAAATCCGGATCGAATCGAATGTCGGAGCCGGTTACGATGGCGTCAATTGGTTCGACGACTTCCAAAACTACACGACCGAATCGGCGGGAAATCCCTATGATTATGTCTTCGTCAATACAACCAATGGCCAGGCATTCGTTCTGTCGAAGACCATACCGTCGAATTCGTTCCAACAGGAAAACATCCTCCTGGGGCCGTTGACCATTCCCGCGCGTCCGACCGGACTAACCGCGCAAGTGACTTCCGGAGCCAGGATCAATCTCTCGTGGAATTACCAGAGCGGTGTGACGTACCACGTCTACCGCCGCGCCACGGCCAATAACAGCACCTTCCGCCGTCTGGATTCTCCATCAGGTAATCTCGCCAATCCGGGCGTCGCCGATTCCTTCTTTGTCGATGCGACATCCGACGGGGTCTCCGACTACACGTACACCATCCTCGGTGAAAACGCGTCGGGGAACTGGTCGGCGCACTCCGTCGAAGTGTCCATTCTGGCCTCGGCGATCACTGCACCAGCGGTCGCCTCCGTCGATCCCGACTCCGGATCGTCGACCGGCATGCCATCGGTGACCGTCTACGGCGCCAACTTCGACATCGGCGGTGCGTCAGTGACATTCGGCGGAAACCTCGCGACCAACGTGGTCGTTGTCAGCCCCTTTGAGCTGACCTGCAATGTGCCAACCGGCGTGCCGGGACCCGTCGATGTCGTCGTCTCCAACACCGCCTCGGGATCGGCATCGACGCCACTGGCAGGCGGCTTCGTCTATCTCGGCAACCAACGCCCGGTCCTGGCAGCTATCGGCGCGCAAATCGTCGACGAGGGCGATAATCTCAACTTCATCGCAGCCGCCACCGATGCCGACGGTGATAGTCTGATCTTCACCGCGGCCAACGTACCGGTCAATGCGACATTCCTCGACAACTTCAACGGTACCGCAACGTTCGACTTTAGTCCGGATTTCACCCAATCGGGGCTCTACAATGTCTCGATTATCGTCTCCGATGGCGCACTGGCCGACACGGAACTCGTCGCCATCACCGTTAACGATATCAGTCTGCAACCGGTGTTGACCGCCATTGGGCCGCAAAGTGTCGATGAAGGGCAGAACCTGAATTTTGGTGTGACGGCGAACGACGCCGACGGTGACTCCGTCATCCTCTCAGCAGTTGGCGTCCCATTGAATGCGACGTTTAACGATAACTTCGATGGCACCGGCGTGTTCGACTTTAACCCGGATTATACACAATCGGGTCTCTACAACGTCACGATCATCGCCTCCGATGGCACGCTGGCCGATACCGAAATCGTCGCCATCACCGTCAACGACGTCAACAACGCGCCGGTGCTGGCCGCCATCGGTCCGCAGAGCGTGGACGAGGGTCAGAATCTCAATTTTAACGTCTCGGGCACCGACATCAACGGCGACAGTCTGACATTTGCGGCCTTGAATGTTCCGGTCAACGCGACGTTTAACGACAACTTCAATGGCACTGGGACTCTCGATTTTAACCCAGACTATACGCAGTCGGCCATCTACAACGTCTCCATCATCGTATCCGACGGCGTCTTGGCCGACACGGAAGTCGTGACCATCACGGTCGCCGATGTCAATCGTCCGCCAGTGCTGTCGGCCATCGGTTCACAGTTGGTCGACGAAGGTCAGAATCTGGCGTTCGGCGTCACGGCAACCGATCCCGACGGTGACTCACTGGTGCTGACGGCGCTCGATGTCCCGGCCAACGCGACGTTCAACGATAATTTCAACGGCACCGGCAGCTTCGACTTCAGTCCTGACTTCACACAATCTGGTGTCTACAACGTGACGATTATCGCCGCTGATGGGGTGCTGGCTGACACCGAGATCGTCGCGATCACCGTCAATGAAGGCGGAAACCAGCGCCCGGTCTTGACGGCGATTGCCGACACGACGATCGACGAGAACACGACGCTCGTGATCAACGCCGCTGCCGTCGATTCCGACGGTGATAGCCTGCTTCTCTCGGCGACGGGCGTCCCGGCCAATGCGACATTCATCGACAACTTCAACGGCACCGGACAATTCAACTTCTCGCCGAGCTTCTTCCAGGCGGGATTGTACAACGTGTCCATCATCGCCTCCGATGGCCTGTTGGCCGATACCGAAGCGGTGTCCATCACCGTCCTTAACGTGAATCAACTTCCCGTGCTGGCGCCGATCGGTTCGCTCAATGTCCAGGAAGGAATGCTCCTTTCGGTCTTAATCACGGCCAGCGATGCCGACAGCACCATCCCGGCCATCACCCTGCAGGGAGCGCCGTCCGGTGCGATCTTCGCCGACAGCACGAATGGTCGTGCGTCGTTCGTGTTCACCCCCGGCTTCAATCAAGCGGGCGTGTATCCGTTGACGTTTGTCGCTTCCGATGGCGTCGCGGCCGACTCCGAACAGGTCACGCTGACCGTGACCGACGCCGGCAACCAGCCGCCGGTACTGGCGGCCATCGGGAATCGGGTCCTTCAGGAAGGCGACAGTCTTTTCATTCGCGTGACGGCGACTGATGCGGATCTCACGATTCCGGTGCTCAGTGCGGTCGGGGTTCCGGTGAATGCATCGTTTGTCGACTCGCTGAATGGCGCCGGTGGATTCATCTTCCGGCCCAGTCTGACACAAGGCGGCGTGGGCTATCCCATCACGTTTATCGCGTCCGACGGCATCGTCGCCGACAGCGAAGCGGTGATCATCACGGTAACCGAGATCGGGAATCAAGCGCCGATCTTCGACTCCATTCCGCCGCAGACCGTGGCCGAAGGCGACACACTGACGCTCCTGATCCACGCTGTGGATCCGGAAGGCACGCAGATTCTGATGGGTACGTTGGAGCCGTTCCCCGACGGCGTCTTCGCCGATTCCGGCAACGGATATGGATCGTTCCGCTACACACCCGGCTACACCCGCGCCGGCATCGATACACTGAGCATTCTCGCCATCGACCAGGGATCACCGCCGTCGAGCAAGACGCTGAGACTCCAGATTACAACGACTGAGACAAATCTGCCGCCGACGCTCCTGCCGATCGGCGACCGCACGGTGCTGGCCGGCGACTCATTGAAGATCCGCGTTGTTGCCACCGACTCGAGCGCGCCGCCGGGCAATGAACTCTTCATGGCGACGCTGAATGCGCCCGCGAATTCGTTCTACGCCGATTCCGGAAATGGCGTGGGCGGGTTCCGCTTCTATCCCACCTTCGGCCAGATCGGCGCGCACCAGATGACTTTCCTGACCACCGACAACGGCGATCCCGCACAAGTCGCGCTGGAAACAATCACGATCACTGTGCAGACCCAAAATCAGGCGCCGGCGCTGGCGACGATTGGTCCTAAGCAAGTCCTTGAGGGCGGCGTCATAAGCTTCAATATCAGTGCCACTGATCCCGATGGGACGATTCCGTTCCTGACGGCTGATTCGATCCCGCTAAACGCTACGTTCGTCGATTCCGGAAACGGCATCGGAACTTTCCGGTTCACGCCCAGCTACCTGCAGTCCGGGCTCTATCAGGTCGTGTTCACGGCCAGTGACGGGCTGATGACAGACGACGAACAGGTCCTCATTCAAGTTGCGGAAGCCGGCAATCAACCGCCGCAATTCAACACGTTGCCGGACACGATCGCGGTCGTTGAGAAGTCGACTCTCCAGCTTCTGATCTCCGCCATGGATCCGGAGAGTCAGTCCGTGTCGTTTTTCGTCTCACCGGAGCTGCCGAATGCCATCCTGACTGATTCCGGCAACGCTGTGGCGCTGTATACGATCACGCCCGACTATTGGCAGGATGCGTTTTACGATTTGTTATTCGTTGTCGAGGACGTCACCGGGGCCGCCGACTCCGGCGTGGTCGTCCTGGAGATCATCGACATCGGCAATCAGATGCCGGACTTCGTGCCGATCGACACGCAATTCGTCCTGGAACAGGACATCCTGCAGTTCACGGTCGCTGCGCTCGACTCTGACCTGACGATCCCGACGCTCACGGCGCGACCCCTGCCCTCTTTTGTGTCCATTGTGCCGCAGATCGACGGCACCATCGACGTCTCCGCCGCGCCGCTCTATACTCATGCCGGAGTCTACGACATCTACTTCGTGGTGACCGATGCCGAGGATTCCGGCCTGCAGGACAGCATTCTGGTCCCGCTGGTGGTGCAAGACCGCAACCGTCGCCCGACGTTCATTGCGTCGTCGACCAACGGCAGCACCGTCCTGATGCCGCAGGGCGATTCAATCACCATTTGGTATCGCGCCACGGATCCCGACGGACCGACACCGGTGATGACGGCGACAAATTTGACCTCGCCGAACATGACGTGGGCCGACTCGGGCAATGGGTACGTCTATCTGAAGTTCAAGCCGGGATTCACCGAGCTGGGCAATTTCTTCGCAACGTTCGTGGCGACCGACTCCGTGTATGATACGGCCATGACGCTGTCGAGCCCGCCGCAGACATTCAGCGTCGGATTCACGAATGTGGCGCCGGTCATCGCGACGATTCCGCCGCAGAATGTGATCGAAAACGATTCGCTTGTGTTCACGGTGACCGCCACCGATGCCAATGGCCAGATACCGACGCTCACGGCGCTCAACCTGCCGACCGGGGCGACCTTCACACCCTTGGGCGGTGGCCAGGGAGAATTCCGCTGGACGCCGACCTACACGCAGGCCGGGAACTACAACGTGAGCTTCCGCGCGCAAGATGCCTCGCTCGCCGACACAGAGACAGTCAGCATCACCGTCATTGAAGCGGGCAATCAGGCCCCGAACTGGATTTCAGCGTTCCCTGTCGATACGCAGTTCCTGACGGTCTTCACCAATGTGTCGATGCATGTCCGGGCGGCTGATGTCGACAATGCGACGCTGATCCTGACAGCGCTCCCCCTGCCCGCCAACGCGGCATTCGTCGACTCGACCAACAAGGCAGGACTGTTTACGTTCTCACCGGATTCCGCGCAGATCGACAGCTCATATGTCGTCACCTTCATCGTAGCCGATACCTCTCTTGCCGATACGGCAGTGGTTCGATACAAAATATTGCCGTTTAAGCGCGGCGACATGAACGACGACAACGCCATCGACGTCTTCGATGTCGTCCTGCTGGTTGGCGTCGCGTTTCGCAACGAGCCGTTGCCGGTGCCTTTCGACAAGGGCGATATCATCGTCGACGGATCGATCGACGTTCTTGATGTCGTTCGGTTGGTCGACTACGTCTTCCGGGCCGGGCCCCCACCCCCGCCGTAAGCGTGGGACCTTGTCTGACCGTTGACAAACGACGGCTCGGATAGTACATAGCCAACAGGAGTTGCGCGGGCGCCCCTCATCTTGTGCCCGACCTCTTGAACATTACCCCACTTCCGCTCCGACTGCCGTTCGGACGAAGACGTTCTGATGCCTGGTGCGATCACGGCCCTACGGGCCAATACATCGAGGAGTGACGGATGATCTGTGAGAGACTGCAGGAGACATCTTCGTATAGGACAGCGCGGGCGTTTGGAGTTGTCGCAGTGCTCTTGGTGTCCGCCGTAGGTAGCGCGTCATGGGCCGCCGATCTGTACAGGCCGGATGTGCTGGTTGTCCAACTGCGACCCGCGAGCGCCAAAATCGTCGGCCTGACTAAGAATGTCGCCGCCACCGGAATCGCGTCCCTGGACGAGTTAAACGTATCCAATGCGGCCATCAGTCTGCATCGTACCGTGCCTCCTGCTGTCCCGGCATCAGAGGGCGGTCACGATCATCACGGTCTTCATCGCTTCTACACGATCGAATTCATGCCGGGTTCCGATATGGAGGCAATCCGCGAGCAATACGCGGTCGATCCAAACATCGAAGTCGCCGAATTCGACTACATCATGCCGCTGACCGCTGTGCCCAACGACCCCGGATACGACGATCAGTGGACGCACAATCAGATCAACGACCATGACATCGATACCGAGGAGGCCTGGGACCTGGAAGTCGGCGATTCGACGATACTGGTCGGCATCATCGATTCGGGTGTCGAGTATCTGCACGCCGACCTCAATTGGTCGATCTGGGTCAACCCTGGTGAGGACCTCGACGGTGACGGCAAGGTCTGGGACACAGACGATATCGACGGAATCGACAATGACGGCAACGGCTATATCGACGACCTGATCGGCTATGACTTTCTCCCGGTGACGGGCGCGTGTTGGGCTGGTGAGGACTGCAATGGTCCCGACAACAATCCGGAAGACTTCGCCGGCCACGGCACGCACGTCGGCGGCATCGTCGGCGCAACGACCGACAACGGCATCGGCGTCGCCGGTGTGGCCGGCGGATTCCGTGGGCAGCGCCGGCCCGGAGTCAAGCTCATGGCCCTGCGCGCCGGATATCTGGCCAACAGCGGCAATGGTTTCGTCAATATGACCGCCTGTGCCGCCGCCGCCAACTATGCGGTAGCCAAGGGAGTCTCCGTCATCAACTGCTCATGGGGGTCATCGGGAGCTCTCATCCGCACCGCAATGCTCAATGCCGTCACGAGTGGTGTCGTTGTCTGCAAATCGGCGGGCAACGATGGCGGAACACCGGACGAAGAGATACCCGACATCCTCGATACCACGTTCGGTGTCATGGCCATCGCGTCAGTCGATTGGTTCGACAAGAAATCGGGTTTCTCCAGTTTCGGAACGTGGGTCGACATCTCCGCACCCGGATCGGATATCTACAACACGTATTCTTCGCTGGGCTCTCCGACCTATGCGTCACTGAGCGGAACATCCATGTCCTCTCCCACCGTGGCGGGTGTCGCCGCCCTGATCAAATCGCACCACCCTTCGTATGATCGCACCGACATCGAGCCGATTTTGTTCTCGACAGCCGAGAATATCGATGCCGAGAACCCGACCCTTATCGGCAAGCTGGGGGCAGGGCGGATCAATGCGCTGTTTGCGCTACAGACCTTGTCCACCGCGGATTTCGAAGCCGATATCGCGTTCGGGTCTGCCCCGTTGACTGTCAACTTTACCGACATTTCACCGAATGCCCCCGATCCGCCGTACAGCTACGACTTCGGCGACGGCAACAATGCCGCCACGCAGGACGCCGAAAACACCTACGATGATCCCGGCATCTACAACGTCACCTACACGGCCAGCGGCCCGTCGGGACCGCACACCCGCATCCGACCCGAGATGATCGTCGTCGTGCAGGACACAATCGAATACGGGGACATTGAAGTTGAGATCGGCCAAAAGGGTGGTATCCCGGTGCGGCTC
It contains:
- a CDS encoding S8 family serine peptidase, which gives rise to MICERLQETSSYRTARAFGVVAVLLVSAVGSASWAADLYRPDVLVVQLRPASAKIVGLTKNVAATGIASLDELNVSNAAISLHRTVPPAVPASEGGHDHHGLHRFYTIEFMPGSDMEAIREQYAVDPNIEVAEFDYIMPLTAVPNDPGYDDQWTHNQINDHDIDTEEAWDLEVGDSTILVGIIDSGVEYLHADLNWSIWVNPGEDLDGDGKVWDTDDIDGIDNDGNGYIDDLIGYDFLPVTGACWAGEDCNGPDNNPEDFAGHGTHVGGIVGATTDNGIGVAGVAGGFRGQRRPGVKLMALRAGYLANSGNGFVNMTACAAAANYAVAKGVSVINCSWGSSGALIRTAMLNAVTSGVVVCKSAGNDGGTPDEEIPDILDTTFGVMAIASVDWFDKKSGFSSFGTWVDISAPGSDIYNTYSSLGSPTYASLSGTSMSSPTVAGVAALIKSHHPSYDRTDIEPILFSTAENIDAENPTLIGKLGAGRINALFALQTLSTADFEADIAFGSAPLTVNFTDISPNAPDPPYSYDFGDGNNAATQDAENTYDDPGIYNVTYTASGPSGPHTRIRPEMIVVVQDTIEYGDIEVEIGQKGGIPVRLRNTHPMSEVLMPLDLIGSPTTRIDSIQLNSLTVGWNKTNVYNNFLFGQGAFLIRALGSGTPIPAGDHIVAYMWMRVTAGTPGQVETADSATFSGNGLTLASYWATFKPEFIPGSVTIPLPPCDCPCLGDPICDSVVNVFDVVSAVDVAFRAGAPIFDLACPRERTDVDCNGVTNVFDVIKIVDVSFRAVDPAVAYCDPCL